One segment of Theobroma cacao cultivar B97-61/B2 chromosome 9, Criollo_cocoa_genome_V2, whole genome shotgun sequence DNA contains the following:
- the LOC18588637 gene encoding uncharacterized protein LOC18588637 — protein MKNSLFLFSLLLFIILPFSSQTQTPNIPKPPLTQAHTELTTYGFPVGLLPASVQKYTLNQSSGHFAVELGGTCKITLPPDNYLATYSKRITGKIDQGKIAELDGIRVRALFKWWSITGIRSSGDNLVFEVGMVTAKYPAKNFDESPFCEGQHSSS, from the coding sequence atgaagaattctctctttctcttctcgCTTCTCCTTTTCATTATTCTACCCTTCTCCTCCCAAACCCAGACCCCAAATATCCCGAAACCGCCACTCACCCAGGCTCACACCGAGCTTACGACCTACGGTTTCCCAGTCGGTCTCCTTCCCGCCTCTGTCCAAAAGTACACTCTAAACCAATCATCCGGCCACTTCGCCGTCGAGCTTGGTGGCACGTGTAAGATCACGCTCCCGCCTGACAACTACCTGGCCACGTACTCCAAGCGGATAACGGGGAAAATTGACCAGGGTAAGATAGCGGAGCTGGACGGCATCCGAGTCCGGGCTTTGTTCAAGTGGTGGTCCATAACGGGGATCCGATCCAGTGGGGATAATTTGGTCTTTGAAGTTGGGATGGTTACGGCTAAATATCCAGCTAAGAATTTCGACGAAAGCCCCTTCTGCGAAGGCCAGCATTCATCCTCTTAA